A region from the Arthrobacter gengyunqii genome encodes:
- a CDS encoding serine/threonine-protein kinase, with protein MDSFAADGPNRLISGRYRLIEPIGHGGMATVYRGQDEALGRDIAVKLFRASAVAPDDVGRQETEMRLLASLSHPGLVTLFDAGKDDAGRDDGEAGEPRAFLVMELVDGPDLRKRLRDADPLSPPDVAHIGAELAGALAYIHGRGVIHRDVKPANILLPPAISGTLPRAKLTDFGIARMLDGARITATNSTLGTANYLSPEQASSKDVGFSSDIYSLGLVLLEAVTGRIEFGGSAVEAAIARLSRNPEVPDALGSYWCSLLRAMTSRDPDQRPTAAEVSAALLEYRWEMQAKPTTAPRNREEDWEADDGGEPTADVVIRTSGEAGRDPALESGPAPDSEPDRGESEPAPVERQELPASAAGGTSAPAPPPMPPRVGPAQRRSASASASLHAVPGRPTRLALAGRTLLGFVAVAVLAMAVIMVADRMGIFPQDPGYPAVPGQLGEHLRQLQESVTP; from the coding sequence ATGGATAGTTTCGCAGCAGATGGCCCCAATCGGCTCATTTCAGGGCGATACCGACTCATCGAACCCATAGGCCACGGTGGCATGGCCACCGTCTATCGTGGACAGGACGAGGCTCTCGGCCGAGACATCGCCGTGAAACTCTTCCGGGCCAGCGCCGTCGCTCCAGACGACGTTGGCCGCCAGGAAACCGAAATGCGTTTACTGGCGTCTCTCTCACACCCGGGCCTGGTAACACTGTTTGACGCCGGCAAGGACGATGCCGGACGTGACGACGGCGAAGCGGGCGAACCCCGCGCCTTCTTGGTGATGGAACTGGTTGACGGCCCGGACCTGCGGAAGCGGCTTCGCGATGCCGATCCGCTGAGCCCTCCGGACGTCGCCCACATCGGAGCTGAACTGGCCGGGGCGCTGGCATACATCCACGGGCGCGGAGTTATCCACCGGGATGTGAAGCCGGCGAATATCCTCCTGCCCCCGGCAATCTCGGGGACCCTCCCACGGGCCAAACTTACCGATTTCGGGATAGCACGCATGTTGGACGGCGCACGGATTACGGCTACCAACTCCACCCTCGGCACCGCCAACTATCTGAGCCCGGAACAGGCCAGTTCCAAGGACGTTGGGTTTTCCAGTGACATCTATTCCCTGGGACTGGTGCTCCTCGAGGCCGTGACCGGGCGCATCGAGTTCGGCGGCAGCGCCGTGGAAGCTGCCATCGCCCGGCTGAGCCGCAATCCCGAGGTGCCGGACGCCCTCGGATCCTACTGGTGCTCGCTGCTCAGGGCCATGACCTCCCGCGATCCTGATCAGCGGCCAACGGCAGCGGAAGTGTCAGCGGCGCTGCTCGAGTACCGCTGGGAGATGCAGGCAAAGCCCACGACGGCTCCGCGAAACCGGGAGGAAGACTGGGAAGCCGACGACGGCGGGGAGCCCACCGCCGACGTCGTGATCCGTACTTCCGGTGAGGCGGGCCGGGATCCGGCACTGGAAAGCGGGCCGGCACCGGATTCCGAGCCCGACCGCGGGGAAAGCGAGCCGGCACCGGTGGAACGGCAAGAGTTGCCGGCTTCGGCGGCGGGAGGTACCTCAGCTCCGGCTCCACCGCCCATGCCGCCCCGCGTGGGACCCGCTCAGAGACGGTCCGCCTCGGCGTCGGCTTCCCTGCATGCGGTGCCCGGGCGTCCCACAAGGCTGGCGCTGGCAGGGCGGACGCTGCTGGGATTCGTGGCCGTGGCGGTCCTGGCCATGGCAGTGATCATGGTGGCCGACCGCATGGGTATCTTTCCCCAAGACCCGGGCTATCCGGCAGTCCCCGGCCAGCTGGGGGAGCACCTTCGCCAACTGCAGGAAAGCGTCACGCCGTGA
- a CDS encoding YchJ family protein, translating to MTSAARASDPAPASNRTSAVPAPGDRCPCLSGETYAGCCGRYHSGAGNAPTAEALMRSRYSAFAVGDQPYLLRTWHPSTRPDRLELDGDLQWRRLDIVETSDGGPLDGQGVVRFRAHYRDGAARGIQEETSRFVRVDGVWLYLDGE from the coding sequence ATGACCTCAGCTGCTCGTGCCTCTGACCCTGCCCCCGCTTCCAACCGCACGTCAGCCGTACCCGCGCCGGGCGACCGGTGCCCCTGCCTGAGCGGGGAAACCTATGCCGGCTGCTGCGGCAGATACCACTCCGGAGCCGGGAACGCCCCCACAGCCGAGGCCCTGATGCGCTCCCGTTACTCTGCCTTCGCCGTAGGCGACCAGCCGTACCTGCTGAGGACCTGGCACCCGTCGACCCGTCCGGATCGTCTGGAACTGGACGGAGACCTGCAGTGGCGCCGTCTGGACATCGTGGAGACCTCTGACGGCGGACCGCTTGACGGGCAGGGAGTTGTCCGGTTCCGGGCCCACTACCGGGACGGAGCCGCACGCGGAATACAGGAAGAAACCAGCCGCTTTGTCCGCGTCGACGGAGTCTGGCTCTATCTGGACGGTGAATAG
- a CDS encoding zinc-dependent alcohol dehydrogenase family protein, whose amino-acid sequence MKALVYDGPGQKSWKDVPNPQIQEPRDAIVKIDATTICGTDLHILKGDVPAVTPGRILGHEGVGTITEIGSGVSNFKVGDKVILSCVSADGSCTFCRDGLYSHCVGEEGSSGIGWIFGHLIDGTQAEYVRAPYADTSLYHLPEEVSAEHGVLLSDIFPTGFEMGVQYGQTKPGDVVAVIGAGPVGLAVIATAKLYGAAKVIAVDLDANRVEQARKFGATHGVNSGDSDWREQIMAQTDGWGVDVAVEAVGIPATFEMCTNIVRPGGNVANVGVHGKPVSLELDRLWIENINISMGLVNTNTLPMLLKLVAEGKLPAEEFISHRYPLHDILTAYDTFSRAAETDALKVILQA is encoded by the coding sequence ATGAAAGCACTTGTCTATGACGGTCCGGGACAGAAATCGTGGAAGGACGTTCCGAATCCGCAGATCCAGGAGCCGCGCGACGCCATCGTCAAGATCGACGCCACGACCATCTGCGGCACAGACCTTCACATCCTCAAGGGAGACGTCCCGGCCGTGACCCCGGGCCGGATCCTGGGCCATGAGGGCGTGGGTACCATCACCGAAATCGGCAGCGGCGTCAGCAACTTTAAAGTGGGCGACAAGGTCATCCTGTCCTGTGTGTCGGCCGACGGTTCCTGCACCTTCTGCCGCGACGGACTGTACTCCCACTGTGTCGGCGAGGAAGGCAGCTCCGGCATCGGATGGATTTTCGGACACCTGATTGACGGCACCCAGGCCGAATACGTGCGGGCTCCGTATGCCGACACGTCGCTGTACCACCTGCCGGAGGAGGTCTCCGCTGAGCACGGAGTGCTGCTCAGCGACATCTTCCCCACGGGCTTCGAAATGGGAGTGCAGTACGGGCAGACGAAACCGGGTGACGTCGTGGCCGTGATCGGCGCCGGGCCGGTTGGCCTGGCGGTCATCGCCACGGCAAAGCTTTACGGGGCGGCGAAAGTCATTGCCGTCGATTTGGACGCGAACCGGGTGGAGCAGGCACGCAAGTTCGGTGCCACGCACGGGGTGAATTCCGGTGATTCCGACTGGCGCGAGCAAATCATGGCCCAGACTGACGGATGGGGAGTGGACGTTGCCGTGGAGGCGGTGGGCATACCGGCCACCTTCGAAATGTGCACGAACATTGTCCGCCCCGGCGGAAACGTCGCCAACGTGGGAGTGCACGGGAAGCCGGTCAGCCTGGAGCTGGACCGGCTCTGGATCGAGAACATCAACATCAGCATGGGCCTGGTGAACACCAACACCCTGCCCATGCTGCTGAAGCTGGTTGCCGAGGGAAAGCTGCCGGCCGAGGAGTTCATCAGCCACCGCTATCCGCTCCATGACATCCTGACGGCCTATGACACGTTTTCCCGGGCCGCGGAAACTGACGCGCTGAAGGTCATCCTTCAAGCCTAA
- a CDS encoding zinc-binding dehydrogenase, producing MSAGTMLAGRLNIETKEFALQEVPVPEPGPGFVRVKVGAAGVCLSDVHLIQGLLRPQFLRGSEVTLGHEVAGTVDLPGPGVTSAKPGDRVVIQAGYEYNGTTLTMGVDYDGGWAEFVVVPAGVLVPLGDDIPFDQASIIPDAVSTPWGAISSTADVRAGEAVGVWGIGGLGAHGVQLLRLIGAAPIIAVDPIAEARDRALEFGADYALDPMAEDFSDAMKAATAGKGLDVALDFAGVDAVRAQAIKCLGRHGRLVLVGLSGTPITIADSTGFSYARKQILGHYGSEAHHVPQLVDLTRLGRLDFAKSISGRIPLSEAAEAVRALDAKEGNPIRLVLIP from the coding sequence ATGTCAGCCGGCACCATGCTTGCAGGACGTTTGAACATCGAGACGAAGGAGTTTGCGCTTCAGGAAGTTCCCGTTCCGGAACCCGGGCCCGGGTTTGTCCGCGTCAAAGTGGGTGCGGCAGGTGTCTGCCTCTCGGATGTTCATCTGATTCAAGGCCTGCTGCGTCCGCAGTTCCTCCGGGGCAGCGAAGTGACGCTTGGTCATGAGGTGGCCGGCACCGTGGATCTCCCCGGCCCGGGCGTGACCTCGGCGAAGCCCGGAGACCGCGTGGTCATTCAGGCCGGCTACGAGTACAACGGCACCACCCTCACCATGGGCGTGGACTACGACGGCGGCTGGGCCGAATTCGTCGTCGTGCCGGCGGGCGTCCTGGTGCCGCTGGGAGACGACATTCCCTTTGACCAGGCCTCAATTATTCCGGATGCCGTCTCCACTCCCTGGGGTGCCATCTCCTCTACCGCCGATGTGCGCGCCGGAGAAGCCGTGGGTGTCTGGGGCATCGGCGGACTGGGCGCACACGGCGTCCAGCTGCTGCGCCTGATCGGGGCGGCGCCCATCATCGCGGTGGACCCCATCGCCGAGGCCCGCGACCGCGCCCTGGAATTCGGCGCTGACTACGCCCTGGATCCGATGGCGGAAGACTTTTCGGATGCCATGAAGGCGGCCACCGCGGGCAAGGGACTGGACGTGGCCCTGGACTTTGCCGGCGTTGACGCCGTGCGTGCCCAGGCGATCAAATGCCTGGGCCGGCACGGCCGGCTGGTCCTGGTGGGACTGAGCGGCACCCCGATCACCATCGCTGACAGCACCGGGTTCTCCTATGCGCGCAAGCAGATTCTGGGCCACTACGGTTCCGAAGCCCATCACGTGCCGCAGCTGGTGGACCTGACCCGGCTGGGCCGGCTGGACTTCGCCAAGTCCATCAGCGGCCGTATTCCGCTCAGTGAAGCAGCGGAGGCGGTCAGGGCGCTGGACGCCAAGGAGGGCAACCCGATCCGTCTGGTGCTGATTCCGTAA
- a CDS encoding glycoside hydrolase family 13 protein: protein MDLINGTEQQMASGRETTWWRDALIYEVYVRSFADSNGDGIGDLPGVTSKLDYLAGLGVDALWLTPFFPSPQADGGYDVSDYRNVDPMYGTLADFKDLLAAAHSRNIRIIVDVVPNHCSDRHPDFEAALAAGPGSEERERFIFRDGAGRDGELPPSDWQSKFGGPAWERVPDGQWYLHIFSKEQPDFNWRHPGVRADFEHTLRFWSDLGVDGFRVDVAHGLMKDLELPLRNTFGADSAPLLSSPEGDDHPFWDRDEVHGVYRQWRKILDEYDPPRLAVAEAGVSLDRLPMYVRTDELDQAFNFFYLRSPWSPDVFRTVIDDALAGVARVGAATSWVLSNHDVVRHRTRYGLPTGTDVLRWSASNGTDPLPDDAAGRRRARASVLLTLALPGAAYLYQGEELGLPEVPDLPADCLQDPIFARTGGAEKGRDGCRVPLPWNADGPGLGFTDGVPWLPQPRNWGSYAASAQEHDAGSFLALYRQAAAVRRQVLATNPGPEISWQDFGADVLAFRRGRLLCLVNFGDRDVLLPAGKLILASESGTRAALATDTSAWLLTA from the coding sequence ATGGACCTCATCAACGGGACGGAACAGCAGATGGCATCGGGAAGAGAAACCACGTGGTGGCGCGACGCCCTCATCTATGAGGTGTATGTGCGCAGTTTCGCCGACTCCAACGGCGACGGCATCGGCGACCTGCCCGGTGTCACGTCCAAGCTGGATTACCTTGCCGGGCTGGGGGTGGATGCCCTCTGGCTGACCCCGTTTTTTCCCTCGCCGCAGGCCGACGGCGGCTACGATGTCAGCGACTACCGCAACGTGGACCCGATGTACGGCACGCTGGCGGATTTCAAGGACCTCCTCGCAGCGGCCCATTCGCGGAACATCCGGATCATCGTGGACGTTGTCCCCAACCATTGCTCGGACCGACATCCGGACTTTGAGGCCGCCCTGGCCGCCGGGCCGGGATCCGAGGAACGGGAAAGGTTCATCTTCCGCGACGGAGCCGGCCGGGACGGGGAACTGCCGCCGTCGGACTGGCAGTCCAAATTCGGCGGGCCGGCGTGGGAACGGGTGCCGGACGGGCAGTGGTACCTGCACATCTTCTCCAAGGAACAACCGGACTTTAACTGGCGCCACCCCGGGGTGCGCGCGGATTTTGAGCACACCCTGCGCTTTTGGTCCGACTTGGGCGTGGACGGATTCCGAGTTGACGTGGCGCACGGGCTGATGAAGGACCTGGAGCTGCCGCTCCGCAACACCTTCGGGGCTGACAGTGCCCCGCTGCTGTCCTCGCCGGAGGGGGACGACCATCCGTTTTGGGACCGGGACGAGGTGCACGGGGTCTACCGGCAATGGCGGAAGATCTTGGACGAGTACGATCCGCCGCGCCTGGCCGTGGCCGAGGCCGGAGTGAGCCTGGACCGGCTGCCGATGTATGTCCGCACCGATGAGCTGGACCAGGCCTTCAACTTTTTCTACCTCCGCAGCCCCTGGAGTCCGGATGTCTTCCGGACAGTGATTGACGACGCCCTGGCCGGGGTGGCACGGGTGGGCGCGGCGACATCCTGGGTGCTGTCCAACCACGACGTGGTTCGGCACCGCACCCGCTACGGACTGCCCACCGGCACCGATGTGCTCCGCTGGAGCGCATCCAACGGCACCGATCCGCTGCCTGACGACGCCGCGGGCCGGCGCCGGGCGCGGGCATCGGTGCTGCTGACCCTGGCCCTGCCCGGTGCCGCGTACCTCTACCAGGGAGAGGAACTGGGATTGCCGGAAGTGCCGGATCTTCCCGCGGACTGCCTGCAGGACCCCATCTTCGCGCGCACCGGGGGAGCGGAAAAGGGGCGGGACGGTTGCCGCGTGCCCCTGCCCTGGAACGCCGATGGCCCCGGTCTTGGGTTTACGGACGGCGTGCCCTGGCTGCCGCAGCCGCGGAACTGGGGTTCCTACGCCGCCTCGGCGCAGGAGCACGACGCCGGTTCCTTCCTGGCGCTGTACCGGCAAGCCGCCGCCGTGCGGCGGCAGGTCCTGGCAACCAACCCCGGACCGGAGATCAGCTGGCAGGACTTTGGTGCGGATGTCCTGGCCTTCCGGCGCGGCCGGCTGCTGTGCCTGGTGAACTTTGGTGACCGGGACGTGCTTTTGCCTGCCGGGAAACTAATCCTGGCCAGTGAGTCCGGGACCCGGGCAGCGCTGGCAACTGATACGTCTGCGTGGCTGTTGACGGCCTAG
- a CDS encoding ABC transporter permease, protein MTDFIAQRWNDILFSSWQHFSLVVQCLTVAAVLGVLIAALAYRRSSPRSAADSISAVGLTIPSFAFIGLLIAPLGFGVLPAVIVVGFYALLPILRNGIVGLSGVPRNTVEAARGLGMGRLRLFFRIELPLAWPVILSGIRVSGQMVMGIAAVAAYALGPGLGSFIFSGLSRLGGANSLESVVTGVVGVVLLALILDLLLVGLGRLTIPRGIRV, encoded by the coding sequence GTGACAGACTTCATTGCGCAGCGCTGGAATGACATCCTCTTTTCGAGCTGGCAGCATTTCTCGCTGGTGGTGCAGTGCCTGACGGTCGCCGCAGTTCTGGGCGTGCTGATCGCGGCTTTGGCTTATCGGCGGTCGTCCCCGCGGTCTGCGGCGGACAGCATCAGTGCCGTGGGTTTGACCATTCCATCCTTTGCCTTCATTGGCCTTCTTATTGCCCCGCTGGGATTCGGCGTGCTTCCTGCCGTCATCGTGGTGGGCTTTTATGCCCTGCTGCCCATCCTTCGCAACGGCATTGTTGGCCTGTCCGGTGTCCCCCGGAACACTGTGGAAGCAGCCCGGGGACTGGGGATGGGAAGGCTGCGGCTGTTCTTCCGGATCGAACTTCCGCTGGCGTGGCCGGTGATCCTCTCCGGCATTCGGGTCTCCGGCCAAATGGTGATGGGTATAGCGGCCGTGGCAGCCTACGCCCTTGGCCCTGGCTTGGGCAGCTTCATCTTTTCCGGCCTGTCCCGGCTGGGCGGTGCCAATTCCCTGGAATCCGTGGTGACCGGCGTGGTGGGGGTGGTGCTGCTGGCACTCATCCTGGACCTTCTGCTGGTGGGCCTCGGCCGGCTGACCATACCGAGAGGCATCCGTGTCTGA
- a CDS encoding ABC transporter ATP-binding protein: protein MSETNSPSARSSAGILLRDVSKRFPGQDRAAVDNLNMEISSGDMVMLVGPSGCGKTTTLKMINRLIEPSSGQILLGGQDISAADADQLRRGIGYVIQAGGLFPHMTVAANIGVVPSMLGWDKARTARRVDELLDLVSLDPARYRNRYPKELSGGQQQRVGVARALAADPPILLMDEPFGAVDPITRERLQDELLRIHADLEKTVVFVTHDFDEALKLGDRIAVFAEGGHLVQYDSPERILAEPATDFVRQFTGADAGLKQLGLARISSVPALPVVSGTVEEGPQHLLARALTAGQQSAVVVDGTGSPVAWFSVAELEKLRVLPADRQPQLPVVGPGDNLADALSLVLVSSRDGVLVTDAQGHLQGVIDAPLILQTVRTRQWVSNARQERERKRAPRGRPAAAGSTEAGQP from the coding sequence GTGTCTGAAACGAATTCTCCTTCTGCCCGGTCATCTGCCGGAATCCTGCTCCGGGACGTCTCCAAACGGTTCCCCGGCCAGGACCGCGCGGCCGTGGACAACCTGAACATGGAGATCTCCTCCGGAGACATGGTCATGCTGGTGGGCCCTTCAGGCTGCGGAAAGACCACCACGCTGAAAATGATCAACCGCCTCATTGAACCGTCCTCCGGGCAGATCCTGTTGGGCGGCCAGGACATCTCCGCCGCCGATGCAGATCAGCTGCGCCGCGGCATCGGCTACGTGATCCAGGCCGGGGGTCTTTTCCCGCACATGACAGTGGCGGCGAACATCGGCGTCGTTCCCTCCATGTTGGGGTGGGACAAGGCACGCACCGCCCGCCGGGTCGACGAACTGCTGGACCTCGTTTCCCTGGACCCGGCGCGTTACCGGAACCGGTACCCCAAGGAGCTCTCCGGCGGCCAGCAGCAGCGGGTGGGAGTGGCGCGGGCACTGGCCGCGGACCCGCCGATCCTGCTCATGGATGAACCGTTTGGCGCAGTGGATCCGATTACCCGGGAACGGCTGCAGGATGAGTTGCTGCGCATCCACGCGGATCTGGAGAAAACCGTGGTGTTCGTGACCCATGATTTTGATGAGGCCCTCAAACTGGGGGACCGCATCGCCGTTTTTGCCGAGGGCGGGCACCTGGTTCAGTACGACTCCCCGGAGCGCATCCTGGCCGAACCGGCCACCGACTTTGTGCGGCAGTTCACCGGCGCCGATGCCGGCCTCAAACAGCTCGGCCTGGCCCGGATCAGCAGCGTCCCCGCCCTGCCGGTGGTCAGCGGAACCGTTGAGGAAGGCCCGCAGCACCTTCTGGCCCGGGCACTGACAGCGGGTCAGCAGTCAGCGGTGGTTGTCGACGGGACCGGCAGCCCCGTTGCCTGGTTCTCGGTAGCCGAACTGGAGAAGCTGAGGGTGCTTCCCGCTGACCGGCAACCGCAACTTCCCGTTGTTGGCCCCGGCGACAACCTTGCCGACGCCTTGAGCCTGGTGCTGGTGTCCAGCCGTGACGGGGTGCTCGTCACGGATGCGCAGGGACACCTGCAGGGCGTGATTGATGCTCCGCTCATTCTGCAGACAGTGCGCACGCGGCAGTGGGTATCCAACGCCCGACAGGAACGGGAGCGGAAGCGGGCTCCCAGGGGACGCCCGGCAGCGGCGGGTTCCACGGAGGCGGGGCAGCCATGA
- a CDS encoding ABC transporter permease encodes MSTNSAAGVVAVPKTAETEQRLTDAEAASELRESSPRGLIWQLAGIAAALGILLFWLSAADLTQTELTTLDPATLWVYTLEHLRLTAVSAVIVLLIALPLGVLLTRRPLRFLTGPVLAVVNIGQAAPAIGLVVLLAFWLGFGFRTAVVALVLYALLPVLRNTMLGLDHVDSRLVEAGRGMGMSAARVLFRVELPLAVPLMLAGIRTALVLLVGTGALATFINGGGLGVLITTGVNLNLPRVLISGAVMVALLALMVDWIGRVVEYVARPKGI; translated from the coding sequence ATGAGCACCAACAGTGCGGCAGGAGTTGTCGCCGTACCGAAGACGGCCGAGACGGAACAGCGGCTCACCGATGCCGAAGCTGCATCAGAGCTCAGGGAAAGCTCCCCGCGGGGGCTCATCTGGCAGCTGGCGGGGATCGCTGCGGCCCTCGGGATTCTGCTGTTCTGGCTCTCGGCAGCCGACCTGACGCAGACCGAACTGACCACTCTGGATCCGGCCACCCTCTGGGTATATACGCTGGAACACCTGCGATTGACCGCAGTTTCAGCCGTCATCGTGCTGCTCATCGCCCTTCCGCTGGGTGTGCTCCTGACCCGCAGGCCGCTGCGCTTTTTGACCGGCCCGGTGCTGGCGGTGGTCAACATCGGCCAGGCGGCGCCGGCCATCGGGTTGGTGGTGCTGCTGGCCTTCTGGCTGGGTTTCGGATTCCGGACGGCAGTGGTGGCCCTGGTTCTCTATGCGCTGCTGCCCGTGCTGCGCAACACCATGCTGGGTCTGGACCACGTGGACTCCCGGCTGGTTGAGGCCGGGCGCGGCATGGGCATGAGCGCCGCGCGGGTGCTGTTCCGGGTGGAATTGCCCCTGGCCGTCCCGCTCATGCTGGCCGGGATCCGCACCGCTCTGGTGCTGCTGGTGGGTACCGGAGCGCTGGCCACGTTCATCAACGGCGGCGGGCTGGGCGTCCTGATTACCACGGGCGTGAACCTGAACCTGCCCAGGGTGCTGATCAGCGGTGCCGTCATGGTGGCCCTGCTGGCCTTGATGGTGGACTGGATTGGCCGTGTGGTGGAGTACGTTGCACGTCCGAAAGGTATCTGA
- a CDS encoding glycine betaine ABC transporter substrate-binding protein — MSTAPQTSRAPRSRSAAALAAALAVVALLLSGCGLQPAGSYVPPVAPGSIEPIEDLPEGASVTVTSKNFTEQLILGKMSVLAAKAAGFEVTDLSNVPGSTPARELLRSGQADIMWEYTGTAWLTYLGEEQGIPDQQEQWQAVYDADIANGLTWGAPAELNNTYALAMSRERAEALGVSSISDLATLPVQDLTFCVEAEFNSRQDGFTPMLQLYGLDRGSVVPEGNVGLYDTGAIYGAVDQGECTVGEVFATDGRIDALDLVVLEDDRSFFPAYNAAPVIYTKTLQEYPELEAVLEQVAAKLNDETMRSLNRKVDVQGEEPEQVAYDWMVAEGLVSPAQ, encoded by the coding sequence ATGAGTACTGCACCGCAGACAAGCCGGGCACCACGCAGCCGGTCTGCTGCCGCGCTCGCGGCCGCACTCGCCGTCGTCGCCCTGCTGTTGTCGGGCTGCGGGCTGCAGCCGGCGGGTTCCTACGTCCCGCCGGTGGCGCCGGGGAGCATTGAACCGATTGAGGACCTGCCCGAGGGGGCGTCCGTCACAGTGACCTCGAAGAACTTCACGGAGCAGCTCATTCTGGGCAAGATGAGCGTCCTGGCCGCCAAAGCGGCCGGGTTCGAAGTCACGGACCTGAGCAACGTGCCGGGCAGCACTCCTGCCAGGGAACTGCTGCGCAGCGGGCAGGCGGACATCATGTGGGAATATACGGGAACTGCGTGGCTTACGTATCTGGGCGAGGAGCAGGGGATCCCCGACCAGCAGGAGCAGTGGCAGGCGGTGTACGACGCCGATATCGCCAACGGGCTGACGTGGGGAGCCCCCGCGGAGTTGAACAACACGTACGCGCTGGCGATGAGCCGAGAGCGGGCCGAAGCGCTGGGCGTCAGCAGCATCTCCGACCTGGCGACACTGCCGGTGCAGGATCTGACCTTTTGCGTGGAGGCAGAATTCAACTCCCGGCAGGACGGGTTCACCCCGATGCTTCAGCTCTACGGATTGGACCGCGGCAGCGTGGTTCCGGAAGGGAACGTGGGCCTGTATGACACCGGCGCGATCTACGGAGCGGTGGACCAGGGGGAGTGCACGGTTGGGGAAGTCTTCGCGACGGACGGACGGATTGACGCCCTGGACTTGGTGGTGCTGGAAGATGACCGCAGCTTCTTTCCGGCCTACAACGCCGCACCGGTGATCTACACCAAGACCCTGCAGGAGTATCCGGAACTGGAAGCGGTTTTGGAACAGGTGGCCGCGAAGCTGAACGACGAAACCATGCGGTCATTGAACCGCAAAGTGGATGTCCAGGGCGAGGAACCGGAGCAGGTGGCCTATGACTGGATGGTGGCGGAGGGGTTGGTAAGTCCCGCGCAGTAG
- a CDS encoding SLC13 family permease: MLAPAEDRRVLLRKRLGLLFGVVLGAVVYLIMPQDLAQPARATAAVAVLMAVWWMTEAIPLAATALLPLLLFPALGVSTIKETAPPYADPIIFLFMGGFFLALALQRWNLHRRIALATVLLVGTKPKQLIAGFMVATGFLSMWVSNTATAVMMLPIGISVLTLVANLNEEKKAPRNFSIALMLGIAYSASIGSLGTIIGTPPNALMVGYMAEAHGVNIGFGQWMLVGVPLAVIFMALAWYLLTCVIFKPEITEIPGGKEMIQREYKRLGRMSLGEKQVLAIFVLAAASWITVPLVWPDSNIADAVIAMGVAVLLFVIPASIKKGVPLLDWSSAKELPWDILILFGGGLALSARFTASGLSEWIGTQVSALETLPLILIVVVVAALVLGLTELTSNTATAATFLPLIGGVAIGLGVDPMLLVIPVAIAATCAFMLPVATPPNAIAFSSGHVQIADMVKAGIWLNLIALVLTTLVTFTLAVWVFGIVY; the protein is encoded by the coding sequence ATGCTTGCCCCTGCCGAAGACAGACGGGTGCTGCTGCGCAAGCGCCTTGGATTGTTGTTCGGTGTTGTGTTGGGTGCGGTGGTCTACCTGATCATGCCGCAGGACCTCGCGCAGCCCGCCCGCGCAACTGCAGCCGTTGCCGTCCTGATGGCGGTGTGGTGGATGACGGAGGCAATTCCGCTCGCCGCGACGGCGCTTCTTCCGCTCCTGCTGTTTCCGGCGCTGGGCGTCTCCACCATCAAGGAAACGGCGCCGCCCTACGCTGATCCCATCATTTTCCTGTTCATGGGCGGCTTTTTCCTCGCCCTTGCCCTGCAGCGCTGGAACCTTCACCGCCGCATAGCACTGGCCACCGTGCTTCTGGTGGGGACCAAACCCAAGCAGCTGATTGCCGGCTTCATGGTGGCCACGGGCTTCCTGAGCATGTGGGTGTCCAACACGGCAACAGCGGTGATGATGCTGCCCATCGGCATCTCCGTGCTGACCCTGGTGGCCAACCTGAATGAAGAGAAGAAGGCTCCGCGGAACTTCAGCATCGCGCTCATGCTTGGCATCGCTTACTCAGCGTCGATCGGGTCTCTGGGCACCATCATCGGAACGCCGCCCAACGCCCTGATGGTTGGATACATGGCGGAAGCCCACGGCGTGAACATCGGCTTTGGCCAGTGGATGCTGGTCGGAGTGCCGCTGGCCGTCATTTTCATGGCGCTCGCCTGGTACCTGCTGACCTGCGTCATCTTCAAACCGGAAATCACGGAGATTCCCGGCGGCAAGGAAATGATCCAGCGTGAGTACAAGCGGCTCGGCCGAATGTCCCTGGGCGAAAAGCAGGTGCTGGCCATCTTTGTCCTGGCAGCCGCATCATGGATCACGGTGCCGCTGGTCTGGCCGGATTCCAATATCGCCGACGCCGTGATCGCCATGGGCGTGGCCGTCCTGCTCTTTGTCATCCCGGCCAGCATCAAGAAAGGCGTGCCGCTGCTGGACTGGTCCAGCGCCAAGGAACTGCCCTGGGACATCCTGATCCTCTTCGGCGGCGGACTCGCCCTGTCCGCCCGCTTCACCGCCAGCGGCCTCAGCGAATGGATCGGCACGCAGGTATCCGCACTGGAAACACTGCCGCTGATCCTGATCGTTGTGGTGGTCGCGGCCCTGGTCTTGGGCCTGACGGAACTCACCAGCAACACGGCGACGGCGGCGACGTTCCTGCCGCTGATCGGCGGAGTGGCGATTGGCCTCGGCGTTGATCCGATGCTGCTGGTCATTCCGGTGGCCATTGCGGCAACCTGCGCGTTTATGCTGCCGGTGGCCACCCCGCCCAACGCCATCGCGTTCTCCTCCGGTCACGTCCAGATCGCAGACATGGTGAAAGCCGGCATCTGGCTGAACCTCATTGCCCTGGTCCTAACCACGCTGGTGACATTCACCCTGGCTGTGTGGGTGTTCGGGATCGTGTACTAG